The genomic stretch ATTGCAACAGGAAACGCCCGAGCTGTTTCTCTCCGTCAATTTCAAGGGATTGGAGCCGTTTGGACTGGGGTTCAACCTGCTGCGAGAGGCGGGCGTCCCGGTTGCCATCTGGTTGGTGGACAATCCGTTCAACATCCTGACCAGTGTCAAATCCGGTTACTGGAAAGAAGCGAATCTTTTTGTCACTGACCACTCCTTTATCGGCCCGCTCATGAAGTACGGTGCGAGCCATGTCACTCACCTTCCGCTCGCCACCTCGCCCCGATTTTTCGATCAGGGCGGCACGCTCCCCGATCACGCGGGAGGACTTGAGGATCGGCTTGTGTTTGTCGGACGCTCCGAATTTCCGGGCAAGAACCGATTCTTCGCCGGACTGACGCCCAATCAACTCCTGCTGCAAAACGCCGTCGCCATGCTCGACGAAGGGGAACGCCCGCATTTCCACTGGTGGGAGGAGCATATCCGCGCCCAACTCTGGCCCGGCAACAATATCCGCCACGTGGGGATCGGGGCCGAAGTCGCGGGATACACGTGGAAGGTTCGATGCCTGTCCGCTGCCGGTGATGCGACCGTAATTTTCGGCGATGACAAATGGTCGATCATTAATGGCATCACGGCAGATACGCGGCCGTTTGTCGACTACTACGCCCACCTGCCCGCTATTTATCGAACCGCTGCGGCGACCCTGAATATCACGGGCCTCCAACTGCCTGCCGGACTGACACAGCGTCACTTCGACGTCTGGGCCGCCGGCGGTTTTCTGCTCACCGACAACAACCCCGGCCTGAAACTTTTCCCCGAGGACCTCTGCGATCCAATTACATTCCGAACCGCGAGTGAAATCCCCACCCTCTTTGCTCAGTTCAAACACGAAACCCAGGAAAAGAGCGCTCTGCGCGACGCATGGCGGCAGCATATCCTCAACAACCACACATACGCCCACCGCATCACAACGATTCTGGAGACCATCCAATCCCCCTGATCCCACAGGGGGGTTGTTTCAATGCAGAAAACGGGCTAATGGAATCTATCAATCCGGGGACGTAGCTCAGCTGGGAGAGCGCTGCCTTCGCAAGGCAGAAGTCGGGAGTTCAAATCTCTTCGTCTCCACCAGAAACATAAAATCCTTTCAGCCGCTTAGCTGAGAGTATTTTTGTTTTATGTCATTTTGTACAACCCCTGTACAACTTTTCTTATCGGTACTCACCCTCTGTGTATTGATAATACCAATAGTAAGAACATGCACAATCCATAAAAAATAAAGAGTCACCGGCACATGCCAGCGACTCTTCGTTCTTACATTTCCCGAACAATCAACTTTTCGTCATTTGATTCTTCTCCACTCTCATTGTCCTCTTCCTCCAATTCGTCCTCATCGTGTTCAACGAAACGAAACTTTTCACCCTCTTCCCTGACGAAGACTCCGGTCACAACCATAACGCCAACAGCAACTCCACCGATGGAGACCCATAAATCACACATGATATCACCTTTGTCTATATTTCGAATTCAGTGCCACAGCGGTTGCAGCGGTATTTGCAGATGACATGTCGATCGATGTGCTCGCCGACTTGGTTGCCTACAGCGGAACCTGCAAAGAA from Pseudodesulfovibrio profundus encodes the following:
- a CDS encoding glycosyltransferase family protein gives rise to the protein MAWSVYLAEYATKAKCAVVNRPKRITITNELGNAQTLPDDKGQFEVIPGGPQTVFLGLGPAPGKLVDYFPRNIEARYIEHPEIARQIEKWDSRIPATMSPLSPEAFTPEMAGKCTIIRYRPGLKAFPSFWGPLTARTATSRLQPGTTSKSVWLPLGEADLLSKELTAAFEEQGYTVRALDREQLERSPGTVLPDLLQQETPELFLSVNFKGLEPFGLGFNLLREAGVPVAIWLVDNPFNILTSVKSGYWKEANLFVTDHSFIGPLMKYGASHVTHLPLATSPRFFDQGGTLPDHAGGLEDRLVFVGRSEFPGKNRFFAGLTPNQLLLQNAVAMLDEGERPHFHWWEEHIRAQLWPGNNIRHVGIGAEVAGYTWKVRCLSAAGDATVIFGDDKWSIINGITADTRPFVDYYAHLPAIYRTAAATLNITGLQLPAGLTQRHFDVWAAGGFLLTDNNPGLKLFPEDLCDPITFRTASEIPTLFAQFKHETQEKSALRDAWRQHILNNHTYAHRITTILETIQSP